The Stegostoma tigrinum isolate sSteTig4 chromosome 38, sSteTig4.hap1, whole genome shotgun sequence genome contains a region encoding:
- the LOC132206540 gene encoding ferritin, middle subunit-like produces the protein MVSQVCQNYHKDCEDAVNKQINLELYSSYVYLSMFSYFDRDDVALHHFAEFFKEQSHEEREHAEKLMAFQNKRGGRVLLQDIKKPEQDEWGNGLEAMQRALQMEKDVNQSLLDLHKLASGHMDPHLCDFLERHYLDEQVKMIKKLGDHITNLKRLGAPANGMGEYLFDRLTLS, from the exons atggtttcccaagtgtgtcagaactaccacaaggactgtgaggatgctgttaacaagcagatcaacctggagctctattcctcctatgtttacctctccatg ttctcttactttgaccgggatgatgttgccctgcatcactttgctgagttcttcaaggagcagtcccatgaggaacgggaacacgctgagaaactgatggcattccagaataaacgtggaggtcgagtcctcctgcaggacattaaG aagccagagcaggatgagtggggcaatggtctggaggcaatgcagagagctctgcagatggagaaggatgtgaaccagagtctgctggatctgcacaaactggcctctggccacatggaccctcat ctgtgtgacttcctggagaggcactacttggatgagcaagtgaagatgatcaagaagctgggagatcacatcaccaacctgaagagactgggagcccctgccaatggcatgggagagtacctgtttgacaggctcacactcagctga